Proteins found in one Pectobacterium atrosepticum genomic segment:
- a CDS encoding transporter, which translates to MNINVADLLNGNYILLLFVVLSLGLCLGKLRLGPVQLGNSIGVLVVSLLLGQQHFSINTEALSLGFMLFIFCVGVEAGPNFFSIFFRDGKNYFMLALVMVGSAMLLALGLGKLFGWGIGLTAGMLAGSMTSTPVLVGAGDTLRNTASLGGQLGVEQDHLSLGYALTYLVGLVSLIFGARYLPKLQHQDLPTSAQQIARERGLDVDSQRKVYLPVIRAYRVGPELVDWAAGKNLRELGIYRQTGCYIERIRRNGILANPDGDAVLQIGDEIALVGYPDAHSRLNSNFRDGKEVFDRDLLDMRIVTEEIVVKNHNAVGKRLSQLKLTDHGCFLNRIVRSQIEMPLDDNVVLNKGDVLQVSGDARRVKSIAERIGFISIHSQVTDLLAFCAFFVIGVMVGLITIQFSNFTFGIGNAAGLLFAGIMLGFLRANHPTFGYIPQGALNMVKEFGLMVFMAGVGLSAGSTINSSLGEVGIQMLASGLIVSLVPVVICFLFGAYVLKMNRALLFGAMMGARTCAPAMEIISDTARSNIPALGYAGTYAIANVLLTLAGSLIVVIWPELPG; encoded by the coding sequence ATGAATATAAACGTCGCTGATTTGTTAAACGGGAATTACATTCTGCTTTTATTCGTGGTTCTTTCATTAGGACTCTGTCTGGGAAAATTGCGCCTCGGGCCAGTACAACTCGGTAATTCTATTGGCGTTTTAGTGGTTTCTTTATTACTCGGCCAACAACATTTTTCGATTAATACCGAAGCACTGAGCCTCGGTTTTATGTTATTTATTTTTTGCGTGGGAGTAGAAGCCGGGCCGAATTTCTTTTCTATTTTCTTCCGCGACGGGAAAAATTATTTCATGCTGGCGCTGGTGATGGTCGGCAGCGCCATGTTACTGGCGTTAGGGTTAGGCAAACTTTTCGGCTGGGGAATCGGCCTGACCGCGGGGATGCTGGCAGGATCCATGACATCGACACCGGTGCTGGTCGGTGCAGGCGACACACTACGCAATACCGCCAGTTTGGGTGGTCAACTCGGTGTTGAACAAGATCATTTGAGCCTGGGCTATGCGCTGACGTATCTGGTCGGGCTGGTCAGTCTCATTTTTGGTGCACGCTATCTGCCCAAACTTCAGCATCAGGATCTTCCCACCAGTGCGCAGCAAATTGCACGCGAGCGCGGGCTGGATGTAGACAGCCAAAGAAAAGTATATCTGCCAGTGATTCGTGCCTATCGCGTCGGGCCAGAACTGGTCGACTGGGCGGCTGGCAAAAACTTGCGCGAACTGGGAATCTATCGCCAGACTGGTTGCTACATCGAGCGCATTCGACGCAACGGAATTCTGGCAAATCCCGACGGCGATGCCGTCCTGCAAATCGGCGACGAGATCGCGCTGGTCGGTTATCCCGATGCACACTCTCGTCTGAACTCCAATTTCCGCGATGGCAAAGAAGTTTTCGACCGTGATTTGTTGGACATGCGCATCGTGACGGAAGAGATTGTCGTCAAGAATCACAACGCCGTCGGTAAGCGCCTCAGCCAATTGAAGCTGACTGACCACGGCTGTTTCCTTAACCGTATTGTTCGCAGCCAGATAGAAATGCCGCTCGACGATAACGTCGTGCTGAATAAAGGCGATGTCTTACAGGTCAGCGGTGACGCCCGTCGGGTAAAAAGCATTGCTGAGCGAATCGGGTTCATTTCTATTCACAGTCAAGTCACCGATCTGCTGGCCTTCTGCGCCTTTTTTGTTATCGGCGTGATGGTCGGGCTGATCACGATCCAGTTCAGCAACTTCACCTTTGGCATCGGTAACGCGGCCGGGTTGCTCTTCGCCGGTATCATGCTGGGCTTCCTGCGCGCCAACCACCCGACCTTCGGCTATATTCCGCAAGGCGCGCTTAACATGGTCAAAGAGTTTGGCCTGATGGTGTTTATGGCGGGCGTAGGTCTGAGTGCCGGTAGCACCATCAACAGTAGCCTGGGAGAAGTCGGTATCCAGATGCTGGCTTCAGGGCTGATTGTCAGCCTCGTGCCGGTGGTGATTTGTTTTCTGTTCGGCGCGTATGTGCTGAAAATGAACCGAGCGCTGCTGTTTGGTGCCATGATGGGCGCTCGGACCTGCGCGCCAGCCATGGAGATCATTAGCGATACGGCACGCAGCAATATTCCTGCACTCGGCTATGCGGGTACCTACGCCATCGCTAACGTGCTACTCACATTAGCGGGTTCACTTATCGTGGTTATCTGGCCTGAATTACCCGGCTAA
- a CDS encoding GrxA family glutaredoxin — MFAVIFGRPACPYCVRAKELAEKLAEQRDDFSFRYVDIHAEGISKEDLSKTVGKPVETVPQIFLDEKHIGGCTDFEAYAKEHLALFQS; from the coding sequence ATGTTCGCTGTAATTTTCGGGCGCCCTGCTTGCCCTTATTGTGTACGTGCGAAAGAACTGGCAGAGAAACTGGCCGAGCAACGTGATGACTTCAGCTTCCGCTATGTAGACATTCACGCCGAAGGCATTTCGAAAGAAGATTTGTCCAAGACGGTAGGAAAACCGGTTGAAACTGTACCGCAGATTTTCCTGGATGAAAAACACATCGGCGGCTGCACTGATTTTGAAGCTTATGCCAAAGAGCATCTGGCGCTGTTCCAGTCATAA
- the nfsA gene encoding oxygen-insensitive NADPH nitroreductase has translation MIPTIDLLQRHRSIRAFTSQAVTDEQRHAIIASAQSASSSSFLQCSSIIRITDPAVRETLVHYTGEQAYVAQAAEFWVFCADFHRHVEIFPQAETGLAEQLLIGCVDTAIMAQNALVAAESLGLGGVFIGGIRNRIADVTQLLQLPTLVIPLFGLCLGHPDAEPQLKPRMPTAMMLHENVYQPLDRDVLAQYDQQMVEYYLQRTGSRRESWSEHVELTLKKELRPFMLDYLHQQGWAIR, from the coding sequence GTGATACCAACTATTGATTTGCTACAACGCCACCGTTCCATTCGTGCGTTTACGTCTCAAGCTGTGACAGATGAGCAACGCCACGCCATCATTGCCTCCGCACAAAGCGCGTCCAGCTCCAGCTTTTTACAATGCAGTTCGATTATTCGTATTACCGATCCTGCCGTACGTGAAACGCTCGTTCACTATACCGGCGAACAAGCCTATGTGGCACAGGCGGCAGAGTTTTGGGTCTTTTGTGCCGATTTTCACCGGCATGTGGAGATTTTCCCACAAGCGGAAACTGGGCTGGCGGAGCAATTGCTGATTGGTTGTGTCGACACCGCTATCATGGCGCAGAATGCGCTGGTTGCCGCTGAGTCGCTGGGGTTGGGCGGGGTATTTATCGGCGGCATCCGCAATCGGATTGCTGATGTGACGCAGTTACTGCAATTGCCGACGCTGGTGATACCGCTGTTTGGCCTGTGTCTGGGTCACCCAGACGCCGAACCTCAACTGAAACCGCGTATGCCAACCGCCATGATGCTGCATGAAAATGTCTATCAGCCGCTCGACCGCGATGTGTTGGCACAATACGATCAGCAAATGGTGGAGTATTATCTGCAGCGTACCGGTAGCCGCCGTGAAAGCTGGAGTGAGCATGTTGAACTGACGCTGAAAAAAGAGTTACGTCCATTCATGCTGGACTACTTACATCAACAAGGATGGGCGATACGCTAG
- a CDS encoding 30S ribosomal protein S6--L-glutamate ligase, with protein MKIAILSRDGTLYSCKRLREAAESRKHSVEIIDPLSCYMNINSAAPSVHYRGRRLDKFDAVIPRIGSQITFYGTAVLRQFEMLGSYPLNNSVAVIRARDKLHSLQLLAREGIDLPITGFAHSPDDTGDLIAMVGGAPLVVKLVDGTQGIGVVLAETRQAAESVIDAFRGLNAHILVQEYVHEAQGKDIRCFVIGNRVVAAIERQAKAGEFRSNLHRGGSANKVKITAQERAIAIKAAKTLGLNVAGVDILRADRGPLVMEVNASPGLEGIETTTGLDIADMMIEFIEQKTQRRIATSSTIGKS; from the coding sequence ATGAAGATAGCCATTCTGTCTAGAGATGGGACGTTATATTCCTGCAAACGTCTGCGTGAAGCGGCTGAGTCGCGCAAGCACAGCGTTGAGATTATTGATCCACTTTCCTGCTATATGAATATCAATTCGGCGGCACCGTCGGTGCATTATCGCGGACGCCGGTTGGATAAATTCGATGCGGTTATTCCGCGTATCGGTTCACAGATCACCTTTTACGGCACGGCAGTGTTGCGCCAGTTTGAAATGCTGGGAAGCTATCCGCTGAATAATTCTGTTGCGGTGATTCGTGCCCGTGACAAACTTCATTCACTGCAACTGCTTGCCCGTGAGGGAATTGACCTGCCGATCACTGGGTTCGCCCACTCGCCGGATGATACCGGTGACCTGATTGCTATGGTGGGCGGAGCACCGCTGGTCGTGAAACTGGTGGACGGTACGCAGGGGATCGGTGTCGTATTAGCCGAGACGCGGCAGGCGGCGGAAAGCGTGATTGATGCGTTTCGCGGGCTGAATGCCCATATTCTGGTGCAAGAATACGTGCATGAAGCGCAGGGTAAGGATATTCGCTGCTTTGTGATCGGCAATCGAGTTGTTGCGGCCATTGAACGGCAGGCGAAAGCAGGGGAGTTCCGTTCAAATTTGCACCGTGGTGGGTCGGCAAATAAAGTTAAAATCACGGCGCAGGAACGTGCGATTGCCATCAAGGCGGCGAAAACATTGGGGCTGAATGTGGCGGGTGTTGATATTTTGCGTGCCGATCGGGGACCGCTGGTGATGGAGGTAAACGCTTCGCCGGGGCTGGAAGGGATTGAAACAACGACCGGGCTTGATATTGCTGACATGATGATCGAGTTTATTGAGCAAAAGACTCAGAGGCGCATCGCAACATCGTCAACAATAGGAAAAAGTTAG
- a CDS encoding YbjN domain-containing protein, whose protein sequence is MDSLIVPDLAMLRRWLDQLNILYFECDSCQALHLPHMQNFDGVFDAKVDLVDDVILFSALAEVKPSALIPLVGDLSQINASSLTVKAFIDVQDDNLPKLIVCQSFSVAAGMTLEQFRHFMQQSEEQISMVILEAGANNLLFIGDEEEGSAARVTTSHLH, encoded by the coding sequence ATGGATTCACTCATCGTACCGGATTTGGCTATGCTACGGCGATGGCTGGATCAACTGAATATTCTGTATTTCGAATGTGATTCCTGTCAGGCACTTCATCTTCCTCATATGCAAAATTTTGATGGTGTGTTTGATGCGAAAGTTGATCTGGTAGATGACGTGATCCTGTTTTCCGCACTTGCGGAAGTGAAGCCTAGTGCACTCATTCCTCTGGTCGGCGATCTGAGCCAAATCAATGCCAGTTCATTGACCGTCAAGGCATTTATCGACGTTCAAGACGATAATCTGCCAAAACTGATTGTCTGCCAGTCATTCAGCGTTGCCGCAGGCATGACGTTGGAACAATTCAGACATTTTATGCAGCAATCCGAAGAACAGATATCGATGGTGATTCTTGAAGCTGGTGCTAATAATCTGCTGTTTATTGGGGATGAAGAAGAGGGCTCTGCTGCCAGAGTCACGACTTCACATTTGCATTGA
- the potF gene encoding spermidine/putrescine ABC transporter substrate-binding protein PotF: MFTQRKKWLSGVVTGLLMAASVTASAEEKTLHVYNWSDYIAPNTLANFQKETGIKVVYDVFDSNEVLEGKLMAGSTGFDLVVPSASFLERQLSAGVFQPLDKSKLPNYKNLDPELMKLIAQHDPDNKYALPYLWATTGIGYNVDKVKAALGADAPVDSWDLVLKPENLEKLKSCGVSFLDAPEEIFATVLNYQGKDPNSTKPGDYTTSATDLLLKLRPSIRYFHSSQYINDLANGDICVAVGWAGDIMQAGNRAKEAKNGVNIQYSIPKEGALAFFDVLAIPKDAKNLDEAYAFLDYLMKPEVMAEISNHTYYASGNLASLPLVNEEIRNNPGVYPPADVRAKMFTLKVQSPQIDRTRTRAWTKVKSGK; this comes from the coding sequence ATGTTCACCCAACGTAAAAAATGGCTCTCGGGTGTTGTTACCGGCTTGCTGATGGCCGCGTCCGTCACCGCATCTGCGGAAGAGAAAACGCTGCATGTTTATAACTGGTCCGACTATATCGCACCGAACACGTTAGCCAATTTCCAGAAAGAAACCGGCATTAAGGTCGTCTATGATGTGTTTGACTCCAACGAGGTGTTGGAAGGCAAGCTCATGGCGGGCAGCACGGGTTTTGATCTGGTGGTACCTTCTGCCAGCTTCCTTGAGCGCCAACTCTCAGCGGGCGTTTTTCAGCCATTAGACAAGAGTAAACTGCCGAATTACAAAAATTTGGATCCTGAGCTGATGAAGCTCATTGCACAGCACGATCCTGATAACAAATATGCGTTGCCTTACCTGTGGGCGACTACGGGCATTGGCTATAACGTTGATAAAGTTAAAGCTGCGCTGGGTGCCGATGCGCCGGTTGATAGCTGGGATCTGGTATTGAAGCCAGAGAATCTGGAAAAGCTGAAAAGCTGCGGCGTATCCTTCCTGGATGCACCGGAAGAGATCTTTGCCACGGTATTGAATTATCAGGGTAAAGATCCGAACAGTACCAAACCGGGTGATTACACCACGTCAGCGACTGACCTGCTGCTGAAGTTGCGCCCGAGCATTCGTTATTTCCACTCGTCGCAATATATCAACGATCTGGCGAACGGCGACATCTGCGTTGCAGTCGGCTGGGCCGGCGATATCATGCAGGCGGGGAATCGTGCGAAAGAAGCGAAGAACGGAGTGAATATCCAATATAGTATTCCGAAAGAAGGTGCGTTGGCATTCTTTGATGTCCTCGCCATTCCGAAAGATGCTAAAAATCTGGATGAAGCCTATGCGTTTCTGGATTACCTGATGAAGCCGGAAGTGATGGCTGAGATCAGTAACCACACCTATTACGCTAGCGGTAATCTGGCATCCTTGCCTTTAGTGAACGAAGAGATTCGTAACAACCCAGGCGTTTACCCGCCAGCAGATGTCCGCGCTAAAATGTTTACGCTCAAGGTGCAATCTCCTCAGATTGACCGTACGCGTACTCGTGCATGGACCAAGGTTAAGAGCGGCAAATAG
- the potG gene encoding putrescine ABC transporter ATP-binding subunit PotG has translation MNDAIPRPQSKPQKAATPLLEVRNLTKSFDGQAAVDDVSLTIYKGEIFALLGASGCGKSTLLRMLAGFELPTQGQIVLDGQDLSLVPPYQRPINMMFQSYALFPHMTVEKNIAFGLKQDKLPRAEIKDRVEEMLSLVHMQEFANRKPHQLSGGQRQRVALARSLAKRPKLLLLDEPMGALDKKLRDRMQLEVVDILERVGATCVMVTHDQEEAMTMAGRIAIMNRGKFVQIGEPEEIYEHPNTRFSAEFIGSVNMFEGILQERQDDALIIKSPGLVHSLKVDSDVSVVDGVPVYIALRPEKIMLCEEVPADGCNFAVGEVVHIAYLGDLSIYHVRLNSGQTISAQLQNAYRYRKGTPTWGDEVRLCWDADSCVVLTV, from the coding sequence GTGAATGACGCGATCCCCCGCCCTCAATCAAAACCTCAAAAAGCGGCCACGCCGCTGCTGGAAGTGCGCAACCTGACGAAGTCGTTCGATGGTCAGGCCGCCGTTGATGATGTCAGCCTGACGATTTATAAAGGCGAAATTTTTGCTCTGCTGGGTGCATCCGGCTGTGGGAAATCCACGCTGCTGCGCATGCTGGCAGGTTTTGAGCTCCCCACGCAGGGGCAGATTGTTCTGGATGGTCAGGATTTGTCATTGGTGCCGCCTTACCAGCGTCCCATCAATATGATGTTTCAGTCTTATGCGCTGTTCCCACACATGACGGTGGAGAAGAATATCGCGTTTGGTTTGAAACAGGACAAGTTACCGCGTGCAGAAATCAAAGATCGCGTGGAAGAGATGCTGTCGCTGGTGCATATGCAGGAGTTCGCTAATCGTAAGCCGCATCAGCTTTCCGGCGGTCAGCGTCAGCGTGTTGCGCTGGCACGTAGTCTGGCGAAGCGTCCAAAACTGTTGTTGCTAGACGAGCCGATGGGAGCGCTGGACAAGAAATTGCGTGACCGCATGCAGCTTGAAGTGGTCGATATTCTGGAACGCGTAGGGGCGACCTGCGTGATGGTGACGCACGATCAGGAAGAAGCCATGACTATGGCTGGTCGTATTGCCATCATGAATCGCGGCAAGTTCGTACAGATTGGCGAGCCAGAAGAGATCTATGAGCACCCGAATACGCGTTTCAGCGCGGAATTTATCGGCTCGGTTAATATGTTTGAAGGGATATTGCAGGAACGTCAGGACGATGCTCTGATCATCAAAAGTCCCGGGCTGGTGCATTCGCTGAAAGTAGATTCGGATGTCTCGGTGGTGGATGGCGTTCCGGTTTACATCGCGTTGCGTCCTGAAAAAATCATGCTGTGCGAAGAGGTGCCAGCTGACGGCTGTAATTTCGCGGTGGGGGAAGTGGTGCACATCGCTTATCTGGGCGATTTGTCGATTTACCACGTCAGGCTCAACAGCGGGCAAACTATCAGCGCACAGTTACAAAACGCCTACCGCTATCGCAAAGGCACACCGACCTGGGGAGATGAGGTTCGGTTGTGTTGGGATGCGGATAGCTGTGTCGTTCTGACGGTGTAA
- the potH gene encoding putrescine ABC transporter permease PotH, which translates to MTLFPEHHTAEPPGKARLWLRVLMARWRQKHGRKLVIALPYLWLLLLFMLPFLIVFKISFAEMARAIPPYTDLVSWMDDKLDISLNLGNYLHLLDDPLYFDSYMQSLQVAAVSTLCCLFIGYPLAWAVAHSKPSTRNILLLLVILPSWTSFLIRVYAWMGILKNNGILNNFLLWLGVIDEPLIILHTNLAVYIGVVYSYLPFMVLPIYTALTRLDYSLVEASLDLGARPLRTFFSVIVPLTKGGIIAGSMLVFIPAVGEYVIPELLGGPDSIMIGRILWQEFFNNRDWPVASAVAIVMLLLLIMPIMWFHKHQSKTAEGEA; encoded by the coding sequence ATGACTTTATTTCCCGAACATCACACGGCGGAACCACCAGGCAAAGCCAGACTCTGGCTGCGAGTGTTGATGGCGCGCTGGCGTCAAAAGCACGGCCGCAAGCTGGTTATCGCGCTGCCGTATCTGTGGCTGCTGCTGCTGTTTATGCTGCCATTCCTGATCGTATTTAAAATCAGTTTTGCTGAAATGGCGCGGGCGATTCCGCCCTATACCGATCTGGTTTCCTGGATGGACGACAAGCTGGATATTTCCCTTAACCTTGGGAACTACCTGCATTTGTTGGACGATCCGCTGTATTTCGATTCCTATATGCAATCGCTTCAGGTTGCTGCTGTATCGACGCTGTGCTGCTTGTTTATTGGCTATCCACTGGCCTGGGCAGTCGCGCACAGTAAACCCTCAACGCGTAATATTCTGCTATTACTGGTGATACTGCCGTCATGGACGTCGTTCCTGATTCGCGTTTACGCCTGGATGGGGATTCTGAAAAATAACGGTATCCTGAATAACTTTCTGCTGTGGCTGGGCGTGATTGATGAACCGCTGATCATTCTGCATACCAATTTGGCGGTTTATATCGGCGTCGTCTATTCCTATCTGCCGTTTATGGTGTTGCCGATTTATACCGCGCTGACGCGGCTGGACTATTCGCTAGTGGAAGCCTCGTTGGATCTGGGCGCACGGCCATTAAGAACCTTTTTCAGCGTGATCGTCCCGCTAACGAAAGGCGGAATTATTGCGGGCTCGATGTTGGTATTCATTCCAGCGGTGGGGGAATACGTGATTCCAGAACTGCTTGGCGGGCCGGACAGCATCATGATTGGCCGTATTCTGTGGCAGGAATTCTTTAATAACCGCGATTGGCCAGTGGCATCCGCTGTCGCCATCGTCATGCTGCTGCTGTTGATTATGCCGATTATGTGGTTCCACAAGCATCAGAGCAAAACGGCGGAGGGGGAAGCGTGA
- the potI gene encoding putrescine ABC transporter permease PotI produces the protein MNNLPVVRSPWRIVILVLCFTFLYAPMLMLVIYSFNSSKLVTVWAGWSTRWYIELFHNTAMISAVFLSLTIAAASATMAVILGTIAAVVMVRFGRFRGANGFAFMLTAPLVMPDVITGLSLLLLFVALGHAIGWPAERGMFTIWLAHVTFCTAYVTVVISARLRELDRSIEEAAMDLGANPLKVFFIITVPMIAPALLSGWLLAFTLSLDDLVIASFVAGPGSTTLPMLVFSSVRMGVNPQINALASLILLVVGIIGFIAWWFMARAEKQRYRDMQKARRG, from the coding sequence GTGAATAATTTACCTGTTGTTCGCTCACCGTGGCGTATTGTGATTTTGGTGCTGTGTTTTACGTTCCTCTATGCACCGATGCTGATGTTGGTGATCTATTCGTTCAACAGCTCCAAGCTGGTTACCGTGTGGGCAGGATGGTCGACGCGCTGGTATATCGAGCTATTCCACAATACGGCAATGATCAGTGCCGTGTTCCTAAGCCTGACGATTGCTGCCGCCTCGGCAACGATGGCCGTGATCCTCGGAACGATCGCTGCCGTGGTGATGGTGCGTTTTGGCCGTTTCCGCGGGGCTAATGGGTTTGCGTTTATGCTGACAGCACCGCTGGTGATGCCGGATGTGATTACTGGCCTGTCGCTGCTGTTGCTCTTTGTGGCATTAGGGCATGCTATTGGATGGCCAGCAGAGAGGGGGATGTTCACCATCTGGCTAGCGCACGTCACGTTCTGCACCGCGTATGTCACAGTAGTGATCAGTGCTCGTCTGCGTGAACTGGACCGTTCTATTGAAGAAGCTGCTATGGATCTGGGCGCGAACCCGCTCAAAGTCTTCTTCATTATCACGGTACCGATGATTGCCCCTGCGCTGCTTTCCGGCTGGCTTCTGGCGTTTACGCTGTCGCTGGACGATCTGGTTATCGCCAGTTTTGTGGCAGGGCCTGGCTCGACAACGTTGCCAATGCTGGTGTTCTCCAGCGTCAGAATGGGCGTTAATCCACAAATTAACGCATTGGCTTCTCTGATATTGTTAGTCGTTGGTATTATTGGTTTTATCGCCTGGTGGTTTATGGCGAGAGCAGAGAAGCAGCGCTATCGCGATATGCAAAAAGCGAGACGCGGCTGA
- a CDS encoding DUF2593 family protein, translating into MTQRKVYAPVPVMVAGIAIIATRFLGILLLVWELGLSDLSGWIGSNAEAWDSTLVLLLSLIIVGVEIRCGFAVLAGVNWGRWGYIACQGVVVCYLLLASLSEFMPAIFHISGENHAAVLHQLLMQKIPDLLVIVLLFLPRRSKRFFLRQK; encoded by the coding sequence ATGACACAACGCAAAGTTTATGCCCCGGTGCCAGTGATGGTGGCGGGGATTGCGATTATTGCTACCCGTTTTTTGGGGATTTTGCTGCTCGTGTGGGAATTGGGGCTCAGCGATTTAAGCGGCTGGATTGGCAGTAACGCGGAGGCTTGGGATTCGACGCTGGTGTTACTATTATCGCTCATTATCGTCGGTGTAGAGATCCGCTGTGGCTTTGCCGTTTTGGCTGGTGTGAACTGGGGACGATGGGGCTATATAGCCTGTCAGGGAGTTGTAGTGTGTTATCTCCTGCTGGCGTCACTAAGCGAATTTATGCCGGCGATATTCCATATTTCGGGGGAGAACCACGCCGCCGTGCTGCATCAACTCCTGATGCAAAAGATCCCCGATCTTCTGGTGATTGTTTTACTGTTTCTGCCACGACGCAGTAAGCGTTTTTTTCTACGCCAGAAATAG
- the rlmC gene encoding 23S rRNA (uracil(747)-C(5))-methyltransferase RlmC, with product MHCARYSTGTCRSCQWLEKPYPQQLSDKQQHLEDLLQPHAVQRWLPVQPSAQTAFRNKAKMVVSGSVERPLLGMLHRDGTAVDLCDCPLYPTSFAPVFDVLKVFIARAGLTPYNVARRRGELKYLLLTESTQRGTFMLRFVLRSETKLAQLRAAMPWLQQQLPQLEVISANIQPVHQAIMEGKTEIILSDAAALAEQFNQVPLYIRPQSFFQTNPQVAAALYATARDWVAELKITSMWDLFCGVGGFGLHCASSEMRLTGIEISAEAIACARRSAEQLGLKHVEFQALDSTQFATAKAEIPDLVLVNPPRRGIGSELCSYLSRMAPDYILYSSCNAESMAKDMTELANYRALRVQLFDMFPHTAHYEVLTLLKRA from the coding sequence ATGCATTGTGCCCGCTACAGCACGGGAACCTGTCGTTCCTGCCAATGGTTGGAAAAACCCTACCCACAGCAATTGTCTGATAAGCAGCAGCACCTTGAAGACTTGCTGCAACCGCACGCCGTGCAGCGCTGGCTACCGGTGCAACCTTCTGCGCAGACTGCATTTCGTAATAAAGCCAAAATGGTGGTGAGCGGCAGCGTGGAACGCCCGTTATTGGGGATGTTACACCGTGATGGAACTGCGGTAGATCTCTGTGATTGCCCGCTTTATCCGACCAGCTTCGCGCCAGTTTTCGATGTGCTTAAAGTCTTTATTGCCCGTGCGGGGCTGACGCCTTATAACGTGGCCCGGCGCCGTGGGGAACTGAAATACCTGTTGCTGACGGAAAGTACGCAGCGCGGTACGTTCATGCTGCGCTTTGTCTTACGCTCAGAAACCAAGCTGGCACAATTACGTGCCGCAATGCCTTGGCTACAACAGCAGTTGCCCCAGCTTGAGGTGATATCCGCCAACATTCAGCCTGTGCATCAGGCGATTATGGAAGGGAAAACGGAGATTATCCTGAGTGACGCGGCTGCATTGGCTGAGCAGTTCAATCAGGTGCCGTTGTATATCCGTCCGCAAAGCTTTTTCCAGACTAATCCGCAGGTAGCGGCTGCGCTATATGCGACGGCACGCGACTGGGTTGCAGAGCTGAAGATAACTAGCATGTGGGATCTGTTCTGCGGGGTAGGGGGTTTTGGCCTGCACTGTGCATCATCTGAGATGCGTTTGACGGGCATTGAAATCAGCGCTGAGGCGATAGCCTGCGCACGTCGCTCTGCGGAACAGCTAGGGTTGAAACATGTGGAGTTTCAGGCGCTGGATTCAACACAGTTCGCGACAGCAAAAGCGGAAATACCCGATCTGGTGCTGGTTAACCCACCGCGCCGTGGTATCGGCAGCGAGCTGTGCAGCTACCTGAGCCGGATGGCGCCGGACTACATTCTCTATTCCAGCTGTAATGCTGAAAGCATGGCAAAAGACATGACGGAACTGGCGAACTACCGCGCGCTGCGTGTACAGCTGTTCGATATGTTCCCACACACGGCGCACTACGAAGTACTGACGTTATTGAAGCGCGCTTGA
- a CDS encoding arginine ABC transporter substrate-binding protein has translation MKKLVLATLLAGITFSATAADTIRFASSATYPPFESLDASNEIVGFDMDLAKALCKQMQATCTFTNQAFDSLIPALKFRRYDAVISGMDITPERSKQVAFTQPYYANSAVVIAQKGKFSDFAAMKGKRIGMENGTTHQKYMHDKHTEVQTVSYDSYQNAVLDLKNGRIDGVFGDTAVVNEWIKTNPELATVGEHVTDAEYFGTGLGIAVRPDDKALLEKLNKALDAIKADGTYKTINDKWFPQ, from the coding sequence ATGAAAAAATTAGTGCTCGCCACGTTACTGGCAGGAATCACCTTCAGCGCCACCGCCGCAGACACCATCCGTTTTGCGTCATCAGCCACCTACCCGCCATTTGAGTCACTGGATGCCAGCAATGAAATTGTCGGTTTCGATATGGATCTGGCGAAAGCGCTGTGCAAACAAATGCAAGCCACATGTACGTTCACCAATCAGGCGTTTGACAGCCTAATCCCCGCGCTTAAATTCCGTCGCTATGACGCGGTAATTTCCGGTATGGATATCACGCCAGAGCGCAGCAAGCAGGTGGCGTTTACACAGCCCTACTATGCTAACTCTGCCGTGGTTATCGCGCAGAAAGGGAAATTCAGCGATTTTGCTGCCATGAAAGGTAAACGTATCGGTATGGAAAATGGCACGACGCACCAGAAATACATGCACGATAAGCACACAGAAGTGCAAACCGTCTCTTATGACAGCTATCAGAATGCGGTACTGGATCTGAAGAACGGCCGTATCGACGGCGTATTCGGTGATACTGCGGTCGTCAACGAGTGGATTAAGACGAACCCTGAACTGGCGACGGTTGGTGAGCATGTGACTGACGCAGAATACTTCGGCACTGGATTGGGCATCGCCGTTCGTCCCGATGACAAGGCACTGCTGGAGAAGTTAAATAAAGCGCTGGATGCGATCAAAGCCGATGGCACGTACAAAACCATCAATGACAAGTGGTTCCCGCAATAA